From a single Bos indicus isolate NIAB-ARS_2022 breed Sahiwal x Tharparkar chromosome 11, NIAB-ARS_B.indTharparkar_mat_pri_1.0, whole genome shotgun sequence genomic region:
- the LOC109565559 gene encoding interleukin-36 alpha-like isoform X1 codes for MSSHLGRSETPSSKGDGKVKGPVLSRIHPILVNIQDINHLVWVLQGQTLTAVPRKDQMDPVTVTLVSCKYTETLEKGRGNPVYLGLKEPELCLFCTKVKGQPTLQLQERNIMDLYHQTEPVKPFLFYHDQNGRASSFESVAFPGWFIGSCSCGGCPVIITQELGKIYTTDFGFTVLQP; via the exons ATGTCTTCCCACCTTGGCCGTTCTGAAACACCATCATCCAAAGGGGATGGAAAAGTAAAAGGTCCAG TATTATCCAGGATACACCCGattctggtgaatattcaggatatcAACCATCTGGTATGGGTCCTTCAAGGCCAGACCCTCACAGCTGTCCCAAGGAAGGACCAAATGGATCCAG TCACTGTTACCTTAGTCTCATGCAAGTACACAGAGACTCTTGAGAAGGGCAGGGGGAATCCTGTCTACTTGGGACTGAAGGAGCCGGAGCTTTGTCTCTTCTGCACGAAGGTCAAGGGGCAGCCCACGCTGCAGCTTCAG GAACGGAACATAATGGATCTGTACCACCAGACTGAGCCTGTGAAGCCTTTTCTCTTCTACCATGACCAGAATGGCAGGGCCTCCAGCTTTGAGTCTGTGGCCTTCCCTGGCTGGTTCATCGGCTCCTGCTCCTGTGGAGGCTGTCCTGTGATTATCACCCAGGAACTGGGGAAAATCTACACTACTGACTTTGGGTTCACAGTACTCCAGCCTTAA
- the LOC109565559 gene encoding interleukin-36 alpha-like isoform X2, giving the protein MSSHLGRSETPSSKGDGKVKVLSRIHPILVNIQDINHLVWVLQGQTLTAVPRKDQMDPVTVTLVSCKYTETLEKGRGNPVYLGLKEPELCLFCTKVKGQPTLQLQERNIMDLYHQTEPVKPFLFYHDQNGRASSFESVAFPGWFIGSCSCGGCPVIITQELGKIYTTDFGFTVLQP; this is encoded by the exons ATGTCTTCCCACCTTGGCCGTTCTGAAACACCATCATCCAAAGGGGATGGAAAAGTAAAAG TATTATCCAGGATACACCCGattctggtgaatattcaggatatcAACCATCTGGTATGGGTCCTTCAAGGCCAGACCCTCACAGCTGTCCCAAGGAAGGACCAAATGGATCCAG TCACTGTTACCTTAGTCTCATGCAAGTACACAGAGACTCTTGAGAAGGGCAGGGGGAATCCTGTCTACTTGGGACTGAAGGAGCCGGAGCTTTGTCTCTTCTGCACGAAGGTCAAGGGGCAGCCCACGCTGCAGCTTCAG GAACGGAACATAATGGATCTGTACCACCAGACTGAGCCTGTGAAGCCTTTTCTCTTCTACCATGACCAGAATGGCAGGGCCTCCAGCTTTGAGTCTGTGGCCTTCCCTGGCTGGTTCATCGGCTCCTGCTCCTGTGGAGGCTGTCCTGTGATTATCACCCAGGAACTGGGGAAAATCTACACTACTGACTTTGGGTTCACAGTACTCCAGCCTTAA
- the IL36G gene encoding interleukin-36 gamma, whose protein sequence is MACFLGHDGGIHTSAMDSPRYVVVSDLSQQVWFLQGQILVVVPRSNSVGPVTVTIIPCKYPECLKKDKGIPIYLGINQPEMCLCCEDVGGKPELQLKNQKIMDLYNQAKPVKPFLFYHQRTGNTSTFESVAFPGWFIASSETNQPIFLTSELGNIYNTAFQLDFKEFSPSSSSL, encoded by the exons ATGGCATGTTTTCTGGGACACGATGGAGGAATCCATACATCAG CAATGGATAGTCCCAGATATGTAGTAGTCTCCGACTTGAGTCAGCAGGTGTGGTTCCTTCAGGGTCAGATCCTCGTGGTAGTTCCTCGGAGCAACAGTGTGGGGCCAG TCACTGTCACCATTATACCATGCAAGTATCCGGAGTGTCTTAAGAAAGACAAAGGGATTCCTATTTATTTGGGAATAAACCAGCCAGAAATGTGTCTATGTTGTGAGGACGTTGGTGGAAAGCCCGAATTGCAGTTGAAG AACCAGAAGATAATGGATCTGTACAACCAAGCCAAGCCTGTGAAGCCATTCCTTTTCTACCACCAAAGGACAGGCAATACCTCCACATTTGAGTCTGTGGCCTTTCCCGGATGGTTCATTGCCTCTTCTGAGACAAACCAGCCCATCTTTCTCACTTCTGAGCTGGGGAACATATACAATACTGCCTTCCAATTAGATTTCAAG gaatTCTCACCATCTAGCAGCTCCCTCTAG